From the genome of Fusarium fujikuroi IMI 58289 draft genome, chromosome FFUJ_chr06:
GGTTCTTTCTCTACCTATGAGGATCATAAGGCAACCCAGCACACTCGGCTACTCGACGGATATCGTCAATAAATCCTGGTCAGTCCATCCGAACGATACCAACGATGACGACAGCCTCAGAATTGGAGAGCGATCCGCCGACGGTTCTCACCCTACCCAAGCCAGATAGGAGTTCTGCAGCCGTTGTCTCTCTGAGGGTAATTTTATGTCTCGTTTCTGGATAGCGTGcatagtgatgatgaggacgggTCTACGCCTAACCTTGACGACTTAGCTGCGTTAAGTTCTTCTGCATCTTTGGCATCTAGGGGAGGCCAGAATTATTAGGTAAGTTCATCTAAATCTGGGGATATCCCTCTTGACTGTCTTTAATGGGTTTCTTTTAGCAGCCTCCTCGGCATTTAAGATGCTTGCCTCTCGGTAAATCTGGATGGCCAGCGATACTGCAGGCCGCGCAGCTCCTGAGTTCGCGTATGACGTGCCGATTTGCATTTCTCGGACATCCAGGACACCAATCATGATGTTGTGCCCCTCGTGAAACTCCGGTGTATTTGCGACAGTCTTCTCTTCCTACGAACAAAGTAGGTGCCTAGGTATGTATGCAAGGAGAGGCAATAAAACTTAGAATCTCCATCCTACCTATTGATAAAAAGTCTTAGGTAAACTTGGTGTAGATTTAGTAGGCTTTAAACTAAACTTTTTCGGTACCTTGATTTACCTTGTGTTACAAGTTTTCTGGCGCTCATGGGGCTATGTTCGGGTGTTTCTGTCGTATGTACTGCTCGTGCCACTAGTACCGCTTTGTCATGGTCgtgtttgttgatggtgagcaGATTTGAGAAGGTTTTCGGCTTTCAAACCCCGCTGACGTACCGGTACAAAAGTGACATGCGACTTCACCTAAACGGCAAATGAAGTACTAACGCAGGGACTCAAAGCATACAGAAGAGCATCAATAGAAACGAGAGACAGAAACACCTGGAGACCTTTATTAAATGCTGTCATATAAACTTGCTCGTGTGCTCGTGTCATGCTGATTTCAATCGAAAACCTGAACGCCGCCCATTCCATCGCGAGAATTACCACCTCGTGGTATCCCGGCCTCATCTAATATCATTTGCTGCCAAAGCTCTGGGGATGTCTCTAATGCTCGACTGTTGGTATGTATCGACCGACGGCTAGACTGCCAACAAAGACACCAGCCAGGACGGAGAGGAAGTAGCCGACATTCATCGTCATAACGGCCAACATGCTGTAAGACAAAATTAGCATCTAGTAAAGTCATAATCAAGCTTTCGGGTCCATGCGCATGACATACAGGAGATATCCAATCCCGACGATCATGGTATCAAGGCATGCCCGAACCGGGTCAACACTGAACCTCCACGGTCTCGTCGCTGCTCGTTTCCTTTCCACAACGACAACGGTTTCTTCAAGGCCGTTCTCCGAGAGTGTCATGCGGCGCGCGTCCGGGCTAGAAGCTATCTGCTCCGACAAGGGGATCTTGCCATTGACAGCCACGTAACGTCGTGCAGCTTCGCGATCAAGCCAGCGAGCTTCCTGGACCGCTTTGAATGCGACAAGGGCGCGCGCAATAATAGCAAGCACGGCCAAGAATATACATGTTCCTGCATAGGAACCCGCATTATTTGGTGTCCACGAGTTGGCGTAGAGCGGCGTGCGTGTTTCGGTTTGGAAGACCATGGTCATAATGCTTGACCCGtgcgaggatgacgaggagccGGAGGAGTCGTCGCCCATATCCATGCCTGGCATGTCGTGCCTTGGAAAGTTCATGCTGATAGTAGTCGTAGTAGCAGAAAGACGGTTCGCGAACAGCCCTGCTGTTTGCGGATTATGGATAGATCGATGCCTTGGGATGCACGACGGCTCTGGGTCCTAGCAAGCGGTTTGTGGACGTTGTATCGATGGAAAATAAAGCACAGGGCTAATAAATTCGTAGAATTTACAGTATATTGTGCTGACTGACTGTGGTGAAAGAATGAACAAATGGTCAGTGAAAGAGGAAGGGAGTTGGGCTAGGGGAGGTGTATCGATCAAGAGGCAGATAATCACAGAAACGACCCGGAGAGACCAGCTGCCATCAATCTGTTAAATTACATGTTCAAGGACTGCTTTTTGAGGCCGAAGGGACGATGTTATACTTTCTTGCTCAAATAAACTCATTTCTATGTACCAGGGTGCATTAACCGACGCATCAATGGATGTACCTATACTTAGCGAATGTACCGCTGACTGCCCCGCTTGAGAGTTCCCCTCAACTCGAACAACACCAGTCAACTACAAGTCAATTTGAAGTTCTTCCAATTTGTCGAATCATCCTTTGACCAGGGATTCAACATTCATGATGTGTAATTGCATCTTTAGCAGGTGATACAGAAGTCCAGTGCTTTCTCAAAGTCAGAATGTGAGCACCATTCTTACAACTGAGCAATACATCTGCTGCAGTGCCAATTCCTAATGCTGCCATCTGAGATTTCCACGACAAAGCAACCTGAAACAGCCACGATTCGGACTCATACTATCCCGAGGGATGTTGATTGTGCCGGATGGTTCAAAAGAAAGTCCGATTGTAACAGCTTAGTATCAAGTTCGAATGCTTATGCGCCGTGATCTTTCTTCCCTGTAAGATATTTTCCGAGCTGGTAC
Proteins encoded in this window:
- a CDS encoding related to Ctr copper transporter; its protein translation is MNFPRHDMPGMDMGDDSSGSSSSSHGSSIMTMVFQTETRTPLYANSWTPNNAGSYAGTCIFLAVLAIIARALVAFKAVQEARWLDREAARRYVAVNGKIPLSEQIASSPDARRMTLSENGLEETVVVVERKRAATRPWRFSVDPVRACLDTMIVGIGYLLMLAVMTMNVGYFLSVLAGVFVGSLAVGRYIPTVEH